From the genome of Haloarcula taiwanensis:
ACCAGGCGCTGTGGGACATCAAGGGCAAGCAACTCGACACACCGGTCCACCAGCTGCTTGGCGGGCAGGCCCGCGACCGGATTCGGGTGTACCAGTGGATCGGCGGCGACGAGCCCTCGGACGTGGCCGACGCCGCCCGCGAGCAGGTCGAGGCAGGGTTCACGGCGCTGAAAATGAACGCCACGCCCGAAATCGAACGGGTCGACACTCCGGCGACGGTCGAGGCCGCCGCGACCCGGCTCCGGGAGGTCCGCGAGGCCGTCGGCCCCGAGGTCGACATCGGCGTCGACTTCCACGGCCGCGTGACGAAGCCGATGGTCAAGCGGTTGGCCTCGGCGATGGAACCGTACGACCCGATGTTCATCGAGGAACCGGTCCTGCCAGAGCACAACGACGCGCTGCCGGCGCTTGCCGCCCACACTGACATCCCCATCGCCACGGGCGAGCGGATGTACTCGCGGTGGGACTACAAGGAGGTGTTCGAGGACGGTGCCGTCGACGTGATTCAGCCCGACCTCTCACACGCCGGCGGCATCACCGAGGTGTACAAGATAGCCGCGATGGCCGAGGCCTACGACGTGGCGATGGCTCCACACTGCCCGCTCGGTCCGGTCGCGCTGGCGTCCTGTGTGCAGGTCGACGCCTGCTCGCCCAACGCGCTCATTCAGGAACAGAGCATCGACATCCACTACAACGAGGCCGCCGACGTGCTGGACTACCTCGCAGACCCGTCGGTGTTCGACTACGAGGACGGCTTCGTCACTGTGCCCACTGACCCCGGCTTGGGCATCGAAATCGACGAGGCGTTCCTCCGGGAACAGTCCCAGCAGGAGGTCGACTGGCACAACCCCGTCTGGCGACACGACGACGGCAGCGTCGCCGAGTGGTAGGCCGGCGGCGATTCCACCGCCATGCTCCCTCGCCAGTGACTGTGTGGGACACAGCACGGAACGCACTAAAGGAAAGGGCTCATATCCCGCGCCCGACACGTATCTGTATGGCCTCCTCAACGTCGTGGAAGCGCGATTTCGCGAGCGGCCTTATTATCCTGTTACCGCTGCTGGTGACGGTGTACGTTATCATCTATCTCTACTCTATCCTCGCGTCCGCGGCGGTTATCCCGGCGATTGACGCCGAACTGCTAGCGGCGCTCGGGCTCCCCTCGGGAACGTCGTCTGTCGAACTCGCTCGGGTGTTTACGACGCTGATTATCTTCATCCTCATCGTGTTCTCCATCGGGTACCTGATGCGGACGGCCTTCGGCGACATCGTCGAACGGGCCATCGACGACGCAATGAATCACGTCCCCGGACTCCGGGTGGTGTACAACGCTTCGAAGATGGCGGTCGAGACGGCTGTCGGGGGAACCGAAGACCTTCAGGCGCCGGTGAAACTCGAAGTGTGGGACGGGATGCGGATGACGGCGTTCAAAACGGGACAGACCACCGATGACGGCCGCGAGGTGCTTTTCCTGCCGACCGCACCGAACATCACGACCGGCTACGTCGTCGAGGTCGAACCACACCGCTACGAAGAAATCGACGAGCGCGTCGAGGAAGCGCTGACGCGCATTCTCAGCGCCGGCTTCGGCGACACGGACCGCAGCAACGCCACGCCGATTCCGGTCGCCGACGAGGACGACCTCGCGGACGACTGACCGCGCCGCTCACCCCGCTCTCAGACGTAGTGGAACCATTCTTCGCGGTTGCCGCTCTCGATGACGTCGAAGAAGGCCGACTGGATGTCGTCGGTGACCGGCCCTTTCGTCCCCTCGCCGATCTCGTTGTCGTCGACGCTCCGGATCGGCGTGACCTCCGCCGCCGTCCCAGTGAAGAACAGTTCGTCGGCGGTGTACAGTTCGCCACGGGAGATGGTCGCTTCCTCGTGGACGGTGTAGCCCATTTCTTCGGCGAGCGTGATGGCGGTGTTGCGGGTGATGCCTTCGAGGATGCTCTCGGCCAGACCGGGCGTGTATATCTCGTCGTCCCGGACCATGAAGATGTTCTCGCCCGGCCCCTCGGCGACGTTCCCCTCCTTGTTCAGGACGATGGCCTCAGTGTAGCCGTTGCGGCGGGCCTCCTCGCCGGCGAGCATACTGTTGACGTACAGGCCGGTCGTCTTGATGTTGGTCGGGATCTGGCTGGAGGCGTGCTTGCGCCAGGACGACACCATCACGTCGACGCCCTCCTCCAGCGCTTCCTCGCCGAGATACGCGCCCCACGGCCACGCTGCAATAGTTGTCTTCGTCGGGCAGTCTTTCGGGCTCACGCCGAGCGAGTCGAAGCCGTAGTAGACGATGGGGCGGATGTAACACGACTCGAACCCTTCCGTCTCGATGAGTTCGGTCGTCGCCTCGGTGAGTTCCGCCTTGCTGAACTCGATATCGAGGTCGTAGGGCTTGGCTGATTTGTACAGGCGGTCGAGGTGCTCCTCCCAGCGGAAGATGGCCGGTCCCTGCTCGGTGTCGTAACAGCGCACGCCCTCGAAGACGCCGGTGCCGTAGTGCAGCGCGTGCGTGAGGACGTGGGTCTGTGCGTCCTCGAAGTCGACGAACTCGCCGTCCATCCAGATACGGTCGGTCCCCTCGAACATCTCCGGACGGTCGCTCATCGCACGATCCCTCCGCTGAGTCGACAGTCGCGATGCCCGCGGGTGGTGCCTCCTGCAGTCTCGTCGTGTGTCATATCTACCCCATTGATTCCCGTGGTTAAGAGTGTTGACGGTCCACGAGAGAGCGCCCTGCTCCGATCAGGGTCGCGCTCATTCAGCCGGGAACGCCAGTCCGCGTCTCACCGCATGCTCCCGGTCTCGCCGGCGCGGACGACGACCGTATCCGCGACGATGTCTCCGAGCCGTTGCTTGCGGTCTGTGACGAGCACGGCGACGATGCCGATAAGGTAAAACGCCGGCAGCGCGTCGACGATGCGAAGCACAGTCCGTATCGCTGCCGGCCCGTACTCGATTGGGTCGCCGTCCTCCGTCACGACGACGATGTCGAGGGCCATCTTTCCGACCGTCTGACCGTACGTTCCTTCGAGGTAGATGTAGTAGCCAAAGCCGATGACGAGTCCGAACAGGCTTCCAAGGAATGCGAGCCGAACCTGCGCTAAGATGCCGCTGATGACTGACGAGACGATGGCGATAAGCACGATGTCGATTATTATTGCGCCAATCCGCCGCCCGATCACGTCGCCTTCCGTGCCCATCTCGGGTGCTGGGCGTTCAAACCAAGCCATACGCACAGAATGACATGCCACTGATATAAATCTGGGTCAGACATCGCGTATCTCTACAACAGAGGCCAGTACACGCCTTTTCGGTCAATTACTGCCGAGACAGATCTCCGTTGCCGTCAGTCGAACCGCTCTAGCAGGCTCGCACCCTCGACGTAGACCAGCCCCTCCCGGTCGGCGTAAGCCCGCGCCGCTGCCGGGGGCAACGCTGCACCCGTCTCGTCGTCCAGCATCTCACAGACGACGGCGGCCTCCGGCAGGTCGGCCGCGTCGGCGAGTTCGAGCGCGAGTTCGGTGTGGCCCTCGCGGTCAGAGAGGCCATTGGGGGCCGCCCGGAGAAGGTGAACGTGGCCCGGCGACCGGAAGGCATCGCTGAAGGCCTCGGGGTCGGGGTCCGTCGCGGCGGCGGCCAGTTCCTGAATCGTCAGCGAGCGGTCCTCGTCCGTGATGCCGGTGAAGGTGTCGCGGTGGTTCACCGTCAGCGAAAACGAGGAGCGCTCGTCGTAAGCGAGGTCGTGGTCGGCCGCTGTCGGGTGGTCGAGCACCTCCTGCATGAACGGCAGTTCGAGCGCGTCGGCGACGCGGTCGGAGAGGGCAACACAGACGAGGCCGCCGGCGTCGTTGCGCATCCGGGCGACGGCCTCGGGGCTGACGGCCCCGGCCGGGTAGACGAGGTCGGTCTCGCCTTCGCGGTCGGCGGCGTCGTGGATCAGCACTGGCTCGCCGCGGGCGAAGGCGGCGACGGCGTCAGCCACGCTGTCGGCGTCGACGGCGGCGTCCTCACTCCGAGACATGGACTATCACCTCGTCACCGTCTGCCAGTTCCAGCACCTCGCGGAGCTTCTCGGGCGCGATGACTTCGAGTTGCTCCTCCCCGTGGTGGGTCCGCTCGGGCGCGATGACGTGGGCCGGCTCGTACTCGCCGTCGCTGCCCTCTATCGAGGCGGGGTAGCAGTACGCGGGGCCGTAGGTCCGCTCGTCGTCCTCCCAGCCCTCGATGGTGACCGGCTCGATAGCGCTCATCCGCGCCCGCTTGCGGACGCTCTCGGCCGTGAGTTCGAGGTTGAGCGTGCCCGCGAACGGCTCGTACCCCAGCCGCTCGATGAACTGCTCCATGTAGCCCGGCAGCGTGATGTAGTGTCGTCCCTCCCCCATCCCCGAGGTGACGACCCCGGTCAGGTCGACGCTGGCGTCGGCCTCGAAGATGCGCCGGTAGTCGGCGTACTCCGACTGGAGGCGGCGCTCGCCGTCGCCGGTCAGCTCCACCTCCTGTCCGTCGCTGACCATGTCCCGAGAGAGAAAGCCGGCGTCTTCGAGTCGCTGGAGCCGCCGCGAGGCGGTCTGGTTCGACGCGTCCAGCCGGTCCCCGAGGTCGGCACAGGACACTTTCGTCGGCTCGTCGAGCGCGCCGTCGAGGGCGAGCAGTTTCAGCGTCGCCAGCTCGTCCCGACCGACGCCCTGTCCCGTTGATTCAGCCATACGCCGACGTAGGGAGTCGTGCCGGATAAGCATACCGAAGGTGGAATGCATCCCACTTTTGGAACGGCTAGAAACTATTTCGGCGTTGGTAACGGGAGCGTACCACTGTTTGGGCCGGACACAACTTAAACTGCCGTCTAACACGTTCAAATCTATCACACTGTTGTGATGACGCTGTCTCGTTTGCGATACAGTCAGTACTCCACGAGTGCGTCCCGCTCCCAGAACTCGCTCGACTTCTCCAGTTTCGGGACCCACGTGTTCTCGTCCTCGGCGAGCATCGCCACGCGGGAGTCTTCGACCTCTTTCAGTACGTCGTGGTCGGGGAGGTACTCACTCATCTTTCGCGTGAACTCGCGGACCTCGCTGTGGTCGGGCATCGAGTCCCGGTCGAGGCGGCCCCGCGAGTGGCCGACGTGCATGTACGCCTTCATCTCGACGAAGTCCGCGTCGGCCCGGTCGCACATCGCCGCGTACCACTCGGGGTGGTGCATGTTGTGGCCCTTGACAAGCGTCGTCCGGATGACGGTGCGGGTGTCGCCTTTCTCGGCCAGCACGTCCAGCGTGTCGATGAGCGAGTCCCAGGCGTCGTCCTCCATGGCTTGCACCGTCGAATCGAACGTCCGGCGGTCGGCGGCGTCGACAGAGACGTACAGCTGGGTCGGGTCACACCGCTCCAGCATCTCCGTGTTGGTCCCGTTCGAGACGAGGAACGTGGTGATGTCGCGGTCGTGGAACTCCTCGATGAGTTCCGGCAGGTGCGGGTAGAGAGTCGGTTCGCCGTCCAAGGAAATAGCGACGTGGCGCGGCTCCATTGCCTGTTCGAACACCTCGCGCGGGACTTCGTCGTTGCCGCCAAAGCCCGACAGCAGTTTCCGCTGGAGTTCCACGGAGGCGTCGGCGACCGCCGCGGGGTCGTCCCATTCCACGTCGCCGAGTTCGTAGGCGTGGCCGGCGTGGTCGCGCCAGCAGAACACGCACCGCTCGTTGCATTTCACCACCGGCGTCATCTGAATGCAGCGGTGGGACTCGATGCCGTAGAAGATGTACTTGTAACACTTCCCCTCCCCACGCAGGGCGTTTTTGGTCCAGCCGCAGGTCTGGGCGGCCGTGTGGTTCTCGCTGTGGTAGGCCGGATCCGAGACCTGCTTCGGACCGCCGTCGGCGTCACTCATTGGACACTGATTCAACAGCCAGCGGCAAAAACTCCCGGATGTTGCGCGTCAGCAGCGATGCTTCGGGACCGCGGTGCGCTTATGTCAGTTTGACGATGGGGTTGCTCATGTGGTGGCCGACGACGTTGC
Proteins encoded in this window:
- a CDS encoding riboflavin kinase; the protein is MAESTGQGVGRDELATLKLLALDGALDEPTKVSCADLGDRLDASNQTASRRLQRLEDAGFLSRDMVSDGQEVELTGDGERRLQSEYADYRRIFEADASVDLTGVVTSGMGEGRHYITLPGYMEQFIERLGYEPFAGTLNLELTAESVRKRARMSAIEPVTIEGWEDDERTYGPAYCYPASIEGSDGEYEPAHVIAPERTHHGEEQLEVIAPEKLREVLELADGDEVIVHVSE
- a CDS encoding galactonate dehydratase, with the translated sequence MTADDAGGNRIVDYELFEVPPRWLFLRLETADGTVGWGEPVVEGRAHTVRAAVEELLDSYLVGENPETIQDHWQAMYRGGFYRGGPVLMSAIAGIDQALWDIKGKQLDTPVHQLLGGQARDRIRVYQWIGGDEPSDVADAAREQVEAGFTALKMNATPEIERVDTPATVEAAATRLREVREAVGPEVDIGVDFHGRVTKPMVKRLASAMEPYDPMFIEEPVLPEHNDALPALAAHTDIPIATGERMYSRWDYKEVFEDGAVDVIQPDLSHAGGITEVYKIAAMAEAYDVAMAPHCPLGPVALASCVQVDACSPNALIQEQSIDIHYNEAADVLDYLADPSVFDYEDGFVTVPTDPGLGIEIDEAFLREQSQQEVDWHNPVWRHDDGSVAEW
- a CDS encoding tRNA-modifying enzyme; translated protein: MSDADGGPKQVSDPAYHSENHTAAQTCGWTKNALRGEGKCYKYIFYGIESHRCIQMTPVVKCNERCVFCWRDHAGHAYELGDVEWDDPAAVADASVELQRKLLSGFGGNDEVPREVFEQAMEPRHVAISLDGEPTLYPHLPELIEEFHDRDITTFLVSNGTNTEMLERCDPTQLYVSVDAADRRTFDSTVQAMEDDAWDSLIDTLDVLAEKGDTRTVIRTTLVKGHNMHHPEWYAAMCDRADADFVEMKAYMHVGHSRGRLDRDSMPDHSEVREFTRKMSEYLPDHDVLKEVEDSRVAMLAEDENTWVPKLEKSSEFWERDALVEY
- a CDS encoding 3,4-dihydroxy-2-butanone-4-phosphate synthase, whose product is MSRSEDAAVDADSVADAVAAFARGEPVLIHDAADREGETDLVYPAGAVSPEAVARMRNDAGGLVCVALSDRVADALELPFMQEVLDHPTAADHDLAYDERSSFSLTVNHRDTFTGITDEDRSLTIQELAAAATDPDPEAFSDAFRSPGHVHLLRAAPNGLSDREGHTELALELADAADLPEAAVVCEMLDDETGAALPPAAARAYADREGLVYVEGASLLERFD
- a CDS encoding branched chain amino acid aminotransferase — translated: MSDRPEMFEGTDRIWMDGEFVDFEDAQTHVLTHALHYGTGVFEGVRCYDTEQGPAIFRWEEHLDRLYKSAKPYDLDIEFSKAELTEATTELIETEGFESCYIRPIVYYGFDSLGVSPKDCPTKTTIAAWPWGAYLGEEALEEGVDVMVSSWRKHASSQIPTNIKTTGLYVNSMLAGEEARRNGYTEAIVLNKEGNVAEGPGENIFMVRDDEIYTPGLAESILEGITRNTAITLAEEMGYTVHEEATISRGELYTADELFFTGTAAEVTPIRSVDDNEIGEGTKGPVTDDIQSAFFDVIESGNREEWFHYV